In Schizosaccharomyces osmophilus chromosome 1, complete sequence, the genomic window ATTATATCACAAAacatttcaaaattcaATCATATGCATTCGCATGATaattcattgaaaacaCTTTTACTTCTTCTCACCTTCACCTGAAGCGTTACCAGATTCATTACCTTCATTTTGATTGTTCTTGTAAACAGTTTCGAAAACCTTAAGAGAGGCTTGTTGAATCTCGtcaatcttcttcttgagGTCTTCACCGGTGACGCTCTCATCACCGCTGTTAGCCTTGGCAATGTTTTCACGAACATCGGTAATCTTGGCACGCAAGTCCTCAACACCTTGCTTCTCAAGCTTTTCCTTGTGAATATCAAGGTTGGATTCAATGTCCATACAGACACTTTCAGCACGGTTACCGTTCTCAATAGCGTCCTTACGAGCCATATCAGCAGCACGGTACTTCTCAGCATCGGCAACCATAGATTCGATTTCAGACTCGCTCAAACCAGAGGAGCCAGCAACAGTGATGGAGTTGTCCTTGCTGGTGGCCTTGTCACGAGCAGAGACGTTAATGATACCATCAGCATCAACATCGAAAGAAACTTCAATTTGGGGTTGACCCTTAGGAGCAGGAGCGATACCACCAAGTTGGAAGTTGCCAATCAACTTGTTATCACGAACAAGTTCACGTTCACCTTGGAAAACGCGAATCTCGACGGCACTTTGGCCATCAGCGGCAGTAGAGAAAACTTGAGACTTGCGGGTGGGGATGGTGGTGTTACGGTTAATCAAACGAGTGAAAACACCTCCCAAGGTCTCAATACCCAAGGACAAAGGAGTAACatccaaaagaacaagatCCTTGACATGACCAGACAAGACACCACCTTGAATAGCGGCACCAATGGCAACAGCTTCATCAGGGTTGACAGACTTGGCGGGCTCACGCTTGAAAATGCTCTTGACAGTGTCTAAAACACGAGGCATACGAGTCATACCACCAACGAGAATAACTTCGTTGATGTCAGTAACTTGCAAGTTGGCATCCTTCAAGGCACGCTTGCAAGGGTCGATGGTGCGGCGAACCAAGGGGTCAACAAGCTTTTCGAATTGAGCACGAGAGATTTCCATGTTGATGTGCTTAGGGCCAGTGGCATCAGCGGTGATGAAAGGAAGGCTGATATCAGTCTTGGACAAGGTGG contains:
- the ssc1 gene encoding mitochondrial (2Fe-2S) cluster assembly chaperone Ssc1; the protein is MISPRITQVVRNGLRLQGQRSAAGFGAAASRLGSGLRWNSTEAPNDKVQGPVIGIDLGTTTSCLAIMEGETPKVIANAEGTRTTPSVVAFNKDNERLVGVSAKRQAVINPENTFYATKRLIGRRFKEPEVQRDIHEVPFKIVEHTNGDAWLEARGNKYSPSQIGGFVLGKMKETASDFLGKNVKNAVVTVPAYFNDSQRQATKAAGAIAGLNVMRVVNEPTAAALAYGLDKKNDAVVAVFDLGGGTFDVSVLELNNGVFEVRSTNGDTHLGGEDFDIAIVRHIISTFKNTDNIDLTGDRLAVQRIREAAEKAKCELSTLSKTDISLPFITADATGPKHINMEISRAQFEKLVDPLVRRTIDPCKRALKDANLQVTDINEVILVGGMTRMPRVLDTVKSIFKREPAKSVNPDEAVAIGAAIQGGVLSGHVKDLVLLDVTPLSLGIETLGGVFTRLINRNTTIPTRKSQVFSTAADGQSAVEIRVFQGERELVRDNKLIGNFQLGGIAPAPKGQPQIEVSFDVDADGIINVSARDKATSKDNSITVAGSSGLSESEIESMVADAEKYRAADMARKDAIENGNRAESVCMDIESNLDIHKEKLEKQGVEDLRAKITDVRENIAKANSGDESVTGEDLKKKIDEIQQASLKVFETVYKNNQNEGNESGNASGEGEKK